In one Myxocyprinus asiaticus isolate MX2 ecotype Aquarium Trade chromosome 1, UBuf_Myxa_2, whole genome shotgun sequence genomic region, the following are encoded:
- the LOC127419430 gene encoding tumor protein p53-inducible protein 11-like isoform X1, which produces MSSTPPPLMKKHSQMDLVSRLKSRKVLGVGGEDDDGEVHRSKEIGAALALLEIASQERFKDGQRWTGLLERLWFNSAHWHVQQHSTIISCPDRSTCISQMLGNEIKFAVREPIGLRLWILTSAVLFTSTSLMALAFPNQLYEIIFELTTTRISIRLYGGALLCISLILWNGLYTAEKVIIQWTLLTEACYFGVQFLVTFITLLEMGTLSNSAIGLLLSEAFFLLITLSYYRHLGRRPKKI; this is translated from the exons ATGTCCTCTACACCTCCGCCTCTCATGAAGAAGCACAGTCAGATGGATCTTGTGAGTCGCCTAAAGTCCCGCAAGGTCCTGGGTGTCGGCGGAGAGGATGATGACGGAGAGGTACACAGGTCAAAG GAgattggagctgcactggcattactggaaatagcctcccaggaACGTTTCAAAGATGGCCAACGGTGGACtggcttgctagaaagactttggtttaacAGCGCTCATTGgcacgtgcaacagcattcaACCATCATCAGTTGTCCAGACCGGAGCACGTGT ATCAGTCAAATGCTGGGTAATGAGATCAAGTTTGCTGTACGTGAGCCCATTGGCCTCCG GCTTTGGATCCTCACCTCTGCAGTGCTGTTCACCTCTACATCCTTAATG GCACTGGCCTTCCCCAACCAACTCTACGAGATAATATTTGAGCTCACCACCACCAGAATCTCCATCAGACTCTATGGAGGAGCCCTTTTGT GTATCTCATTAATCCTGTGGAATGGCTTGTACACAGCAGAAAAGGTCATCATTCAATGGACACTACTTACGGAAGCATGTTACTTTGGGGTACAATTTCTAG tgacATTCATCACTCTCTTGGAGATGGGCACTCTGTCCAACAGTGCAATTGGTCTTCTTCTTAGCGAAGCCTTCTTCCTTCTAATCACCTTGAGTTACTATCGTCACCTCGGTCGCCGCCCCAAAAAGATCTGA
- the LOC127419430 gene encoding tumor protein p53-inducible protein 11-like isoform X2: MQTKRLFEHHQVDKSLRSLSDSSLECQLFTATMSSTPPPLMKKHSQMDLVSRLKSRKVLGVGGEDDDGEVHRSKISQMLGNEIKFAVREPIGLRLWILTSAVLFTSTSLMALAFPNQLYEIIFELTTTRISIRLYGGALLCISLILWNGLYTAEKVIIQWTLLTEACYFGVQFLVTFITLLEMGTLSNSAIGLLLSEAFFLLITLSYYRHLGRRPKKI; encoded by the exons TCTCTCTGACAGTTCACTGGAGTGCCAGCTCTTCACCGCTACCATGTCCTCTACACCTCCGCCTCTCATGAAGAAGCACAGTCAGATGGATCTTGTGAGTCGCCTAAAGTCCCGCAAGGTCCTGGGTGTCGGCGGAGAGGATGATGACGGAGAGGTACACAGGTCAAAG ATCAGTCAAATGCTGGGTAATGAGATCAAGTTTGCTGTACGTGAGCCCATTGGCCTCCG GCTTTGGATCCTCACCTCTGCAGTGCTGTTCACCTCTACATCCTTAATG GCACTGGCCTTCCCCAACCAACTCTACGAGATAATATTTGAGCTCACCACCACCAGAATCTCCATCAGACTCTATGGAGGAGCCCTTTTGT GTATCTCATTAATCCTGTGGAATGGCTTGTACACAGCAGAAAAGGTCATCATTCAATGGACACTACTTACGGAAGCATGTTACTTTGGGGTACAATTTCTAG tgacATTCATCACTCTCTTGGAGATGGGCACTCTGTCCAACAGTGCAATTGGTCTTCTTCTTAGCGAAGCCTTCTTCCTTCTAATCACCTTGAGTTACTATCGTCACCTCGGTCGCCGCCCCAAAAAGATCTGA